The stretch of DNA GACATATCTCCCATGGGAGCTGTCCGCAAGGTTCCTGCTTCGTCCACAGGCGCCGGCGCAAGGCCTGAACTCCTATCTCTGCAGGCGTGAGTTCCCGCCGAACTGGCGGTACTGGCACTTAACCCGCCAGTGCCAAGAGGTTCCGCGCAGCGTTAACATCCCGGTCGTGGCGCGTGCCACAATCCGGGCAGCCCCACTCCCGGATGTCAAGCGGCAGCTTCTCCAGCACATGCCCGCAGGCTGAACAGGTCTTGCTGCTGCGATAGTACCGATTTGCCACTAACAACCGGCTCCCATACCAGCCGCACTTGTACTCCAGCATGCGCCGGAACTCACCCCAACCGGAGTCAGCAACATGCCGAGCTAATGACCGATTCTTCAACATTCCGCTCACATTTAGGTCTTCCACCACGATCACCGGCGCGGTTCAGTGGTTTCGGGGCTTCGATCTTGCATACCTCGCCGCCGCTGACAATGGCCGCAAAGTGGCTCAAACCCACGTCGATCCCAGCTGCGTGGCCTTCCACCGGCGCCGGGTCCGGCATCTCCATCTCCACTGTCAAGCTGACATACCAACGGTCTGCTTCCCGGCTCGCGGTGGCCGACAGAACCCGGCCCTGAACACGTGACGCTTCCTTGAGGAGGACCGCCCCGAGTCGCGGCAACTGCACAGCCCGGTCCAGAACGTGAATTGCTCCCGTCAGCCGGAATCTATCGTCTTGCCCTTTCTTCTTAAACCGTGGGAAGCCAACATTACGGCCTTCCTTACGGCCACGGAAGAAGTTGCAAAATGCCCAGTCCAGGTCCCTCAGCGCCTCCTGCGGAGCACATTTGGATACCTCATACATCCACGGGAATTCGGTTTTCTTCAGCCGGTTCAGCTCCCGATGCTGCTCGATGGCGTTTGTGCTCTTCCCTGTCTGTTGGTAGAGTTCAATCCGCCGGGCCAGACCCCAGTTGTAAGCGAACCGTGCGGTCCCAGCATGCTTCGCCAGCAGTATTCGCTGTTGGACATTTGGGTCCAACTCATAACGATAGGCGCGGTTAATCAACATGCTTCACGGCCTCCAGCGCCTTCCTGGCCTTATTTCTGGCCGACCGGCACCCATACAGACGGACACAAAACGAAGTAAGTACCTCGATCATGTCCTGCACCAGGCCGTCATTTACCTCGCCGGGGTCTACAACCACAAGCCGCCTGCCTTGCGCCGCTAGAGCTGCCTGAAGATACTCAAAGCCAAACCGCATCAACCTGTCCCGATGTTCTACAACAATGGTTGTTATGCGTTGATCGGCCAACAACTTCATGAGTTTGGACCGGTGGCCCTCTGACTCATGACATGTCATGCCATCATCATACTGCATGCTTGCCACTTTCCGCCATCGCCCGTGTGGGTGATTCTCCGGGCGCGCTCAGCGAAGCTCCGTCACCCGCACCTGGTAGCTGCGGCGTCCGATTCGCAGCTTGAACGCTCGTTCCACAGCGTCAGAGAGTGGAACGTCTGCCAGTGGTCTCTGTGCCTCCTCCAGAGACACCTTCTTGAACCTCACCCGATCTCCGGGTCTGGCCTGAGCGATCAGGTCTCGATCCGACCGGATGACGCAGGCGATCTTGGGATAGCCTCCTGT from Bacillota bacterium encodes:
- a CDS encoding transposase produces the protein MLKNRSLARHVADSGWGEFRRMLEYKCGWYGSRLLVANRYYRSSKTCSACGHVLEKLPLDIREWGCPDCGTRHDRDVNAARNLLALAG
- a CDS encoding transposase — encoded protein: MLINRAYRYELDPNVQQRILLAKHAGTARFAYNWGLARRIELYQQTGKSTNAIEQHRELNRLKKTEFPWMYEVSKCAPQEALRDLDWAFCNFFRGRKEGRNVGFPRFKKKGQDDRFRLTGAIHVLDRAVQLPRLGAVLLKEASRVQGRVLSATASREADRWYVSLTVEMEMPDPAPVEGHAAGIDVGLSHFAAIVSGGEVCKIEAPKPLNRAGDRGGRPKCERNVEESVISSACC